In one Haloplanus salinus genomic region, the following are encoded:
- a CDS encoding proton-conducting transporter transmembrane domain-containing protein produces the protein MHDQERRTSVGSLPTPTSDESRVPTVLTRLVWLALAASAVVFGLRLRSGDPWTFGPVAIDGLTAVLWVAIAFLSGIVHSYSRRYMAGSRRVDRFFGRLSAFTLVAMCLVAADHVVLFWAAWLAMGLLMADLIGHVEGWNGARTAASLARRYFLASSASLGVGLVTLRWATGATTVSGIAAAVDAAPTAAVLLAAGAVLLAAMMQSALLPFHTWLLSSMTAPTPASALMHAGFVNAGGILLVRFAPVVTVDPGTMLAITAVGAASALLGKLLKTVQTDVKGRLGCSTVGQMGFMIMQAGLGFFAAAITHLVLHGFYKAYQFLSSGGRVARERPTKHAAGSTGPAGAAVVLGTGLAGGALFAALTGKGTALDGGLLLTLLVTLTVLQAARTVVTDAAVPPTVRYAAVPIVTVPALAVYAVLYRAIEGLLTGLPAVGDPMALPTIHGVLAAAFVVAYLAVETGVYRHSERLYVALVNASRPASDTLLTSPEEYNEY, from the coding sequence AACGCCGGACGTCCGTAGGATCGCTACCGACACCGACGAGTGACGAGTCACGCGTCCCGACGGTGCTGACGCGACTCGTGTGGCTCGCCCTCGCGGCGAGCGCCGTCGTGTTCGGCCTCCGACTCCGGAGTGGCGATCCCTGGACGTTCGGCCCCGTCGCCATCGACGGATTGACCGCCGTACTGTGGGTCGCTATCGCGTTCCTCAGCGGCATCGTCCACAGCTACTCGCGGCGCTACATGGCCGGGAGCCGGCGCGTGGATCGATTCTTCGGCCGCCTGTCCGCGTTCACGCTGGTCGCGATGTGTCTGGTCGCGGCCGACCACGTCGTCCTGTTCTGGGCCGCGTGGCTCGCGATGGGCCTCCTCATGGCCGACCTGATCGGACACGTCGAGGGCTGGAACGGGGCGCGGACGGCCGCCTCGCTCGCGCGTCGGTACTTCCTCGCGAGTAGCGCGTCGCTCGGCGTCGGTCTCGTGACCCTCCGGTGGGCCACCGGCGCGACGACGGTGTCCGGCATCGCGGCGGCCGTCGACGCGGCGCCGACTGCGGCCGTGCTCCTCGCCGCCGGCGCAGTGCTACTAGCAGCGATGATGCAGTCGGCGCTGTTGCCGTTTCATACGTGGCTCCTGTCCTCGATGACGGCACCCACCCCAGCCTCGGCGCTGATGCACGCCGGGTTCGTCAACGCCGGCGGGATTCTGTTGGTGCGTTTCGCGCCCGTCGTCACCGTCGATCCGGGGACGATGCTGGCCATCACGGCCGTCGGCGCGGCGAGTGCCCTCCTCGGAAAACTCCTGAAGACCGTCCAGACGGACGTCAAGGGCCGGCTCGGCTGTTCGACCGTCGGCCAGATGGGCTTCATGATCATGCAGGCCGGGCTGGGATTCTTCGCGGCGGCGATCACCCACCTCGTCCTGCACGGGTTCTACAAGGCCTACCAGTTCCTCTCGTCGGGTGGCCGGGTCGCCCGCGAGCGGCCGACGAAGCACGCGGCGGGGTCGACCGGCCCCGCCGGTGCCGCCGTGGTCCTCGGCACCGGCCTCGCGGGCGGTGCGCTGTTCGCCGCGCTCACGGGCAAGGGAACCGCGCTCGACGGCGGTCTGTTGCTCACGCTGCTCGTCACCCTGACCGTCCTACAGGCGGCCCGGACCGTCGTCACCGACGCCGCCGTTCCGCCGACGGTTCGGTACGCCGCCGTCCCCATCGTGACCGTGCCGGCGCTCGCCGTTTACGCCGTGCTCTACCGCGCCATCGAGGGACTGCTGACCGGCCTTCCCGCCGTCGGGGACCCGATGGCGCTGCCGACGATACACGGGGTCCTCGCCGCCGCGTTCGTCGTGGCGTATCTCGCCGTCGAAACCGGCGTCTACCGGCACAGCGAACGCCTGTACGTGGCGCTTGTGAACGCCTCTCGCCCCGCTTCGGACACCCTGCTGACATCCCCGGAGGAGTACAATGAGTACTGA